GAACACACAGGGCCACATAAAAGTTACTTGTGAGGTAGTGTGGAGGACAATCATACAAAGACTGCTCAGATTTGAAATCGTAGCCAAGTCGAAGAGATGTGGAGCACAAAAATGATTCTGTAGAGAAAATGACAAgcataaattaatgaaattctATCGATGATTacaattctttttattttatctccaTACTGTTGAATGCAACATAGTTTGTTCAACTACATTCAGCATACTAGAAAGTCTGAGACAGTGTCATAGGCAACACGCTGTAGCTTTAGGCGTACTTGATATAGAATAACAAGGTGAATCAACTtactcagtgtttttatttagcaattcactttaaaacacacaacataatggatttattttcttcacaaccatgagaatgcaaaacaaaatccagcCATTATTATCTATTAGAAgggttgtatttttttattctacaCCGGTGAACATGTTTTATTAACCAAATGAAACTAGGAAAaccaaataaaagaaacacaattGTTGCATTGCTAACAATGGTCAAAATAATGTTACACTTTTGCACAATGTGAACTGCAAAGTTAAAACTGGAATATTACAAGGttacacagtacatacactCTTTGGAAAACACTAAAATAAAGTCTTCAATGACAGTCTCCacaacatttataaatatgttaCAATGTCTCTCATGGAATAATCGGTATGCTTCTGGTGACTGTTACTTgcatttcagtgaaatataGTCCACATTTTACCAtctgttctttttatttcactaGCATATGcccaaaataaacttttaatgCTCACTAATGTATTGCACATTCCCAAATGTGATTATGTATGCAAgggcattttcatatttaactaTGAAGCAAACTACTGGACAAAGCATTGTATGCGATTTCATGCaacttcagaaaatatttttcatttggcaGTCAACTTATTTTGGCTACAGTCATGAGGAATCAGAATGTATGGACTGCACCTCTGCTAATTCAGTGGGGTAAAAGGTGAGTTTGGTACGCACAGTGATGGAGGAGTGTGACTTCCAGGGAATCACAGTTTCTCAGAAACAGAGGAGCACTGGGGTCAAACACTGTGCTGGCAAAGTGACATCCCACCAGCGTCCCAGCATGCCAAGCAAGTTGGAACTGGTGGATCCTCGGAAGAACAAAGGCTGGGAATGTAGGGATGAGCAAGCTGAACAGCTTGAGCTTTTGTGCTTGGGACAGGGtatgaaagggttttttttccctcagaggTACTACTCTctggtaggaaaaaaaaaaaaaacacttgcacaCTGTGCAAGATCATTTCTAGCTTTCATTAATCACTCATAGGTATTTTTATCCTGCTGCTGCAAAGAAAGATTGATCTGGTATCAATCACACCTCAGCTTTTagatcaaagaaagaaaagattacattttaatggcaAATGTGCAGTTCTCCTCGATAAATAGGGGTGGATTGGTCCATGTAATACTGAGTAAATGCACTGTGGATAAAGCCAGTTCTCAGTTAACACAAACCTTTAAGATTCCTTTTAAAAGTAGTGTGTTTGTGACAACAATCACAAAATGGACCCACATCATTTTACtcaagaaagaataaaaattctTACACTGTctataaataaatttatataataccaagtaaattatattttggatTTATCCATCATCTATTATGCTGAAAATACTAACTCAATTTAAGATGTTCTAGCACTGAGAGATATGAaatcattttacaaatataGAACCTGTAGGACCACAATCAAtcacaaaatatattcattgcatttttcttcaagaaataaagCAATTCTTTCAACAGCATCCAAGAAAACTATACTATTACATAGGCTAATCATACTATAAACCAACAGTTTCAAGAGTTAatcttcaaaaaagaaaaaacatgcagtttttCACAATGTTAAGAATTAGCAGTAGTGTCTGGTCTCTACCCAACCCAAGACAGTAAAAACATCAGAAGATAGCCAATTAATTTGTCTAAACCTGAGTAGATTCATTTGGTGGAATAATTCAAGATCTTTATCTTTTTAACTTCCATGAGAATCATAAAAAAACCAGATCGAAATAAGTTTCATAATTCAAATAAGCTTGAAAGACTATCCACACCAATAAACTACGCATCGTAAAACCATCATAttaatatgacaaaatacaaattttcaaaaaacacatctatCTTGCAGAGCTCTGCAATGTCGATAAGCATGAAGTAATGGATTTTTAACACAGGCAAAAAGCTAGGCGTAGGAATGGGGTCAAGTCCACAGAGTATGAGATTTATGCGGTCACAATATTCACTGCATGCTTATTATTTACCACTGAATTACAGATTGAGTATGACGATCCTCAGAGGGCAAATCAACTAAGGTGTTCAGCCAACACAACCACACCAAGGTATTAAGAGTTTTGCAGGGTATTGCTTCCCCCTGTAGCTACAGACAAGGCAATGCAGGCATGGCAGGTAGGTGGAGctcagagaggggggcggggcgaagtgagaggctgagggggaggggctttaaTCGTCGCAGCCGAGGAGCTCCATGCGTAGAGTGATGCGCTCGTGCCAGTCCCAGGGGAGAATGCGCACGAAGCGCGCGTAGAAAGGGGGGTCAAACGCGTTCTTTTTATGCGCGTTGTTGTCAATGTTGCCTTGGAATATCTGTAAAACACCGAAACCACAACAAAGTTAAATCAGACAAGAGCGAGGGTCTGGCTGAGCAATCCACTCCAACACACAACCGGCCACTGTGGAGGGGCGCGGCTACATCTCCTGTGCTTGCGAATGACGACTGTAATGCGACTGGTTCTATGTTCGACATTCGACATTTTCATTTACCAAAAGAGGCCTGTGCGCTGGTCTGATCTCTCTAGCAATGGAGGGAAGGGGAAATGGGTGTCCAGGTCCTAAGACTGGCCAGAATCAAGGACAATGTTTTTATACCCACAAATGTataccaacaaaaacaaaaacaatcattGCTACAGCACAACcaacaaaatcaataaatgtcTCCAAATAGAACCTGAACAAATGGTAaccctctccgccccccccccccccccgatttttttctcttaaaagaATGAATGTGGCAATACACAGATACATAACCACAGCTGGCATGCGCAGACCTCTTTTAGAACATataaccagcacacacagttgGCAAACTACTGCGCATCTCAGggcacagcaaaaaaaagttttgaatcaTGAGGTGGAGCCCCTTGCTTAGGCCCTAAAAAGGACTGGATCACTCCTACAAAAGAATGCAGCCCAAGACCTTGTGCCAAACCTGGATGGTAGCACagcacaaaaatgtacattttggaCAGAGTACTAAAGCACCTGTCAAGTACGGGAGTATTAAATTGTGAAACACTGACCTTGTCTCTCTTGGTTTTCTCGTCCTTGAATATGCTCCAGGAATGGCCGTCATCACTGTACGCTACTTTGAAGGCAGACACAAACTGCACTGTGCCAAAGTCCTTGGCACCCTGCGTGATGATGCCAGTGAGGCGCTTAGGGGACTCCAAGTCAACCTGCCCACCACGCAAGAGAGGGAAAAGCTAAGGTGACTATGAAGGAGAAAGAAACAGTCTTCTACATTTCATCCATTTCATCCCACCCATCTCATGCGGGGTTATTCACACAAGCATATCAGGAATATCTAACTGAACACAGAGTTAGGTGTGAACTTCCCTGTTGGATACTGAAAATGAGTTACGACTCAATTGAAAGCGAGATCCTTACTTGACCCAAAGCTGAACCCCCAGGCCAGGGGCAGAACACAGCTCCGTACCTGCAGCCACTCGGAGCGGTTGTTGCTGGCCGCGGTCCAGGCGTTGGTCTTGCCCTGCTTGTCCAGGCGGGCAAAGTGGGGGTGCCAGGTGAAGGAGTCGATGCCCCAGGTGCGGAAGGCGCTGGAGGCCGAGAGCTGCCCGTCTGAGGTCAGACGGGATTTCATGCCCAGGGGCTCAGAGCAACCTGCCGTGTTTAAATACACTGTGAACAAGACAGCAGAGAGAAGAGTGATAGACACAGGGCGAGCACTGGCGTAAGCAAACACAGGACAAAAacggacaaaaacaaaacaaatgtacgAAAATAAGACGCGAGACACAGGGTAGCGAACAAGGGGCACTGTGGCATGGCAGCTTAGACAGTGGCACGGCGGGCAGAGCAGCAGCGGGCGGAGCAGCAGCGGGCAGAGCCATGAAACGTGGCCAGGCGCACTGCACTGTAAAGTCAGTGCTGTGAATCGTGATCCGCTCCCATTGTGCACGCCATAGGAAACCGTGGCAAATACCATGTACTCTGTGGTCTAACCGAAGCTAAATATGACCTTGCTCTTCTTTCGCATTGAATTTGGGTGCTGCCAGTATGCTGGCAAGGGCCAAGGCAAATTTATAACATACCTAAACAATCAGtgaaacaaaaagacatttcTGTCATTAAGGACATTAAATGTAACCAGAatttttgcaatgtaatgttagGGAACCCTTGGAGAATGGGCAGTTGAAGGGGTTGGTCCTTTGGCCTGTGAACAATGAGAGACACGACATGCCAAATAATGGCAACGCTTTTCACTGATATTCACCTGTGAGGAGGTGGAATGATTAGTGATATATCACTACCTGTATTGTATATGGATGCACAAATATATGTTTATGCATTAAATTAAGCCATTCAACCCCTTGCTTTTCCTTCTTTGAATAActcaaaatacaaatgcaaatacaaatacaactaCAATCATGTACCACAACAGCTTCTGTCCCAGTCACTGCTTTATAATAAATGCTTGTGTGCCATTCCCTTTTCAAACCTATAGCCATTGAGGTTCTCTATCACTGCAATAAAAATTCTGACCTTActctatggggggggggggggggtgaactgaGCTAACATTAGCGATGGGTCTCAAGCACTACGAGTGCCTCTGTGAAAAGGAATGTAATGTGTCAACACAAAGAGAAGCTGTAATGTGGGGAATGCAAAATTGGCACGACCCACTCTTCACCCCTGATCCCTCCCACATAGTTCTTAATCCTTAGGAATCATTCTCTGCTGCCCCCAGAAAGCCTAATTCACATACAGAGCTATACAGCAATATGTTACCATGCAGCTAGTGAATAGTGCTAACATCCttatttataaatgcttaaaaaaaacaactgaaccaGAACTAATAGGAAACCGAAAATGATGCGCAAATGCAAGAAGGAACTGTACTGGAAAAAAACCACCATGCAGAGACCACAAACTGATTGACACAGTATGCTCAGATACCATCATGGTAAAATGCCAAGAGGAGCTATGTATACAGATGTATTTCTACACTATGAAAATCACTGGATGCTAGTATAGCCAGCTGGCTCGTATAAGTGACTGGGAGAGAACAGCCAGGGTCTAGGTTTGCAGAATGGAGTTCTGATTGCTCAAACAACCCCACACATACTTAAAACACACCATGAAATACATACATCAAATTTTGAGACAAGGGTTCAGTATATATCAGCCAAACTAACTGCAAAGATAAACAAAACTTAGaccagaaaaaaactattttacaaGCAAGAATTCCAGCCATAGTAGAGTGGCTACAGTCCACAGGAAGGGAACCCAGGGAATTaacttaaattacattacatgatttGCTAAACAGATGTCTCAATCCAGAGAGAGCAACTTCACATTCTAACATACTATCCACTTCTTCAGCTGGACCTTCTGACTGAAGCAAAGGTTAACTAcatctcaagggtacaatggcagtaccCCACACCTGGTTTCAGATTACGAAAACTGTCATTCTGACCAATGGATTCATCCAGCTACTTTCAACTGAAGGAATGCAATCCAGAGCAATAAATTGCATTAAACCTCCCTACTAATCACCAGAACCCCCCACCAACACCAGCTCACATTCCTGTAAGTCATGTCACGGCCTCTTTATCTCAATTAACGGGCACCTTTGGCTGTCCTTAGAAGTAAACCGTATGAAGTCGGTTGGacacagcctgcacacacaaaggAGCTGGCTCTTACACTGTTGACAACACCTGTTCGTAGGACCATCTATATACTCTGCCTTTGTTTATGTTTCGCGGCCTTGTAATGGCTCCCCAGAGCCGCACCGGTGATGTCAGAGGCCCCGTGTGCCGCGCAGACGGCTGTTTACCGTTGAGCTCGCAGCCGACCAGCTCCATGCGCAGCGTGCAGGCCTTGCGGCACACCACCGGGACGACGCGGACGTACTGCGCCACGATGGGCGGGTCGAACATGTTGGTCTTGGTGCCGTCGTTATCCACGTTCCCGACAAACACCTGCGAAACATCGGGTACAAAAAACACTCAGCGGCCGCACTGCAATACTGCCACACAAACCTACTGTAAAAGACCGGAATGTGATTAGTACTTCATTTCAGACTATTTGTAGATAGGCCATCTGCAGTTGAGCTAAGTTCTTCAATCACATTGCCGAGATTGATGCAGTGTGAACAATATAAAAATTACACACCAGAAATAATCTTCTCAGAATCACAGCGTGTAATGCATTGCAACTTTGCAAGTTTAAGTGATTTGATTTCCAGACAATGTAATTATAATGCTCAGATGCATCTGAACGGTTTCAAAATTGCTTCTTTCCAGAATCATTTGTGTCTCACCTTGTccttcctctgtccctcttctTTGTAGACAGTATAGGTCTTGCCGTCGAGGCTGGACGCCACCTTGAAGGCCTTGATGAACTCGGGAGTGCCTAAGCGACTGGCTCCCTGCGTAATGATGCCTGTGATTCTCATCTTTCCCTGCATGTTGATCTGAGAATACACAGGAAGGAAGGATTTCAAGCAGTGATTTACAGAGAAAACAGGCAGCAGTATccctcatttttattcacaaacagaGAACCTCAGTTAACCTCATTCACAAACAGTTAACCTCTTCACCACCCTGGGTGCTCCAATCACGACCAATTCCATTCAACAAAATCCCAGGATTACAAaccccatttaaaaaacattctgatTTACGCCTGGTTGCCCAAACCCACATGACTCATGACTCCATTCAAACCAGCTTAAGAACTCTTCAGCTCAACAGAAGTAATACTTTTAATGGATTCTCCGTATATACATAATCGCACATCACCTGAGGTTTTACTGGCAATCAAAATTAGAACCAAAGAAAATGCGGGCCTAATGAGAGGTGTCACCTCGATCCAGGGGTTTTTGTCATGAGTGGCAGAAGTCCAGGCGTTGACGATGCCGTTGTTGTTGAGACGGGCGAGCTCAGGGCCCCAGCGCTGCAGCCCCAGGATTCCATAGTGCACAGAGGAGGCGGAGATCTGAGACTGAGCAATCCCACCCCCTTCCATCCCCAGCAAAGAGATGCACCCTGGGAGACAGAGTCAAAGGTGGCCTCAGGTCCACCTCGAGGTCCCTCAGTCACACACCTTTCAACCATCTACCACTAACCATATAGGATAAATCAGGGCTTTTGAGAACCACCTCCACCACTTCCTTCTTTTTGAGGTTAAAGTTCTGCATTTGAGGTTATTACCTAAAACCTAAATTACTACCTAAAATCTAtattttgtaatacatttttttgtccaTGAGTGTACATTTAATTcaggaaaaacatttctgctgaAGTATTAGCACAGCAGTATTGGCTGTATATTTACGTTCTTCCACAAAAGAGCCGATTTGCCTCGTGAGATTTTGTACTAGCGCAGTTCTTTGCCTGTACCACTACCCACCCATAAAATGAATACTTAATTTACAGAGGGAACCAGTTTCCCGGGCTCTCGAGGGGCTGCGTGTGGCAGATACTCACGCAGTTGGCACCGCTTCCCAACATAGGGCGAGGGGCACCTGCAGGAGTAATCGCCGTCCAGATC
This region of Anguilla anguilla isolate fAngAng1 chromosome 5, fAngAng1.pri, whole genome shotgun sequence genomic DNA includes:
- the LOC118228307 gene encoding EGF-like repeat and discoidin I-like domain-containing protein 3 isoform X1 yields the protein MKTHSFTLSLPLTAAYLLFGVIFTVSGDTCEVNRCHNGGTCVTGPGESAFICICPDGFAGDTCSAKENGPCSPNPCKNDGKCEVVSQSRRGDVFSEYVCKCPPGFDGVHCKNNVNDCAGQPCKNGGECRDLDGDYSCRCPSPYVGKRCQLRCISLLGMEGGGIAQSQISASSVHYGILGLQRWGPELARLNNNGIVNAWTSATHDKNPWIEINMQGKMRITGIITQGASRLGTPEFIKAFKVASSLDGKTYTVYKEEGQRKDKVFVGNVDNDGTKTNMFDPPIVAQYVRVVPVVCRKACTLRMELVGCELNVYLNTAGCSEPLGMKSRLTSDGQLSASSAFRTWGIDSFTWHPHFARLDKQGKTNAWTAASNNRSEWLQVDLESPKRLTGIITQGAKDFGTVQFVSAFKVAYSDDGHSWSIFKDEKTKRDKIFQGNIDNNAHKKNAFDPPFYARFVRILPWDWHERITLRMELLGCDD
- the LOC118228307 gene encoding lactadherin-like isoform X2 gives rise to the protein MKTHSFTLSLPLTAAYLLFGVIFTVSGDTCEVNRCHNGGTCVTGPGESAFICICPDGFAGDTCSAKENGPCSPNPCKNDGKCEVVSQSRRGDVFSEYVCKCPPGFDGVHCKNNVNDCAGQPCKNGGECRDLDGDYSCRCPSPYVGKRCQLRCISLLGMEGGGIAQSQISASSVHYGILGLQRWGPELARLNNNGIVNAWTSATHDKNPWIEINMQGKMRITGIITQGASRLGTPEFIKAFKVASSLDGKTYTVYKEEGQRKDKVFVGNVDNDGTKTNMFDPPIVAQYVRVVPVVCRKACTLRMELVGCELNGCSEPLGMKSRLTSDGQLSASSAFRTWGIDSFTWHPHFARLDKQGKTNAWTAASNNRSEWLQVDLESPKRLTGIITQGAKDFGTVQFVSAFKVAYSDDGHSWSIFKDEKTKRDKIFQGNIDNNAHKKNAFDPPFYARFVRILPWDWHERITLRMELLGCDD